In Carya illinoinensis cultivar Pawnee chromosome 6, C.illinoinensisPawnee_v1, whole genome shotgun sequence, a single genomic region encodes these proteins:
- the LOC122312364 gene encoding purple acid phosphatase 3-like: MAAFPINIRMPFLYVMFAAIILSKCLVPSVAELRRFEQATKADGSLSFLVVGDWGRRGGYNQTEVAHQMGIVGEKLDVDFVISTGDNFYDEGLTGVDDPAFDESFTDIYTAPSLQKQWYNVLGNHDYRGDALAQLSHILKKLDGRWLCWRSFIVNAEMVDFFFLDTTPFVVKYFNKPKGEVYDWRGILPRNHYLSNLLKDFDLALKESSAKWKIVVGHHTIKSAGHHGNTDELVVHILPILKANNVDLYINGHDHCLEHISSLDSPIQFLTSGGGSKAWRGDVDWWNPEEMKFYYDGQGFMSVRIDPSRVDISFHDIFGNVLHKWGTSKQLYSST; encoded by the exons ATGGCTGCCTTCCCGATCAATATTCGTATGCCCTTTTTATATGTTATGTTTGCTGCCATCATTTTGAGCAAGTGTTTGGTTCCTTCCGTCGCAGAGCTTCGACGGTTTGAGCAAGCCACAAAAGCCGACGGTTCTCTAAGCTTTTTGGTCGTCGGAGACTGGGGAAGAAGAGGAGGTTACAACCAAACTGAAGTTGCTCATCAG ATGGGAATCGTTGGAGAAAAGTTGGACGTTGATTTTGTGATCTCCACCGGTGATAACTTCTACGACGAAGGTTTGACAGGCGTCGATGATCCGGCATTTGACGAGTCATTCACAGATATCTACACAGCGCCCAGCTTGCAAAAGCAATGGTACAATG TTTTGGGTAATCATGACTATAGAGGTGATGCTTTGGCACAACTGAGTCACATCCTTAAGAAGTTGGACGGCAGATGGCTTTGCTGGAGATCTTTCATTGTCAATGCAG AAATGGTAGACTTTTTCTTCTTGGATACAACTCCTTTTGTTGTTAAGTACTTCAACAAGCCAAAAGGCGAGGTCTATGACTGGAGAGGCATACTACCTCGAAACCATTACCTTTCAAATCTCCTAAag gACTTTGATTTGGCATTAAAAGAATCGAGTGCCAAGTGGAAGATCGTGGTTGGTCACCATACTATCAAAAGTGCTGGACACCATGGTAACACCGATGAGCTTGTAGTGCATATTCTTCCAATCTTAAAG GCAAACAATGTTGATCTTTACATAAATGGGCATGACCATTGCTTGGAACACATAAGTAGCCTCGACAG TCCTATTCAGTTTTTAACAAGTGGTGGAGGCTCAAAGGCATGGAGAGGTGATGTTGACTGGTGGAATCCAGAGGAGATGAAGTTCTACTACGACGGGCAAGGCTTCATGTCCGTCCGAATCGATCCATCTAGGGTTGACATCTCATTCCATGATATTTTTGGCAATGTTCTGCACAAGTGGGGCACCTCCAAGCAACTCTACTCGAGCACGTAA